One genomic window of Herpetosiphonaceae bacterium includes the following:
- a CDS encoding methyltransferase domain-containing protein, which yields MQDIHQGFRTVDQTTDVDFLFRFLDVADATESVRGYRQRMLDLTPTAPGQRILDVGCGIGTVAMQLAEAVGSSGQVVGVDKNEVFIREAQRRAVERSLPVAFQVGDAARLELPDQSFDVVRTERTLMYLDQPERALDEMMRVLRPGGQIVIFEFDYDGTMIDAPNRELTRRIVRIISDSVASSSIGRQAQRLFKERGLQEVTVIPQLLTSNFAGYKMVFGGTLEQAVQTGQLDAAELADWWSSLEQAEQAGHFFVGLLGFVVYGHKPDTTV from the coding sequence ATGCAAGATATTCATCAGGGATTCCGCACCGTCGACCAGACCACCGATGTCGATTTTCTCTTCCGCTTCCTGGATGTCGCGGACGCCACCGAGTCCGTCCGTGGGTACCGTCAGCGGATGCTCGACCTGACTCCGACCGCGCCTGGGCAGCGCATCCTCGATGTTGGCTGCGGGATTGGGACCGTCGCGATGCAGCTCGCGGAGGCCGTCGGCTCGTCCGGCCAGGTCGTCGGCGTCGACAAAAACGAGGTCTTCATTCGCGAGGCGCAGCGCCGGGCGGTAGAGCGCAGCCTGCCGGTCGCGTTTCAGGTCGGCGATGCGGCGCGGCTGGAGCTTCCCGATCAGAGCTTTGATGTCGTCCGCACCGAGCGAACGCTGATGTATCTGGACCAGCCAGAGCGTGCGCTGGACGAGATGATGCGCGTGCTGCGGCCAGGCGGCCAGATCGTCATCTTCGAGTTCGACTATGACGGAACGATGATCGACGCGCCGAATCGGGAGCTGACGCGCCGGATCGTGCGGATCATCAGCGACTCCGTGGCAAGCAGCTCGATCGGGCGGCAGGCGCAGCGCCTCTTCAAGGAGCGCGGCTTGCAGGAGGTCACGGTCATTCCGCAACTGCTGACTTCCAACTTTGCCGGCTACAAGATGGTCTTCGGCGGCACGCTGGAGCAGGCGGTGCAGACCGGCCAGCTCGACGCGGCGGAGCTTGCCGACTGGTGGAGCTCGCTGGAGCAGGCCGAGCAGGCCGGGCATTTCTTCGTCGGCCTGCTTGGCTTCGTCGTGTATGGGCACAAGCCGGACACCACCGTCTAA